A genomic region of Mesorhizobium sp. NZP2077 contains the following coding sequences:
- a CDS encoding extracellular solute-binding protein, which produces MNRFTTSVSRRTLLKVTAVGAGALAAPAFISRAALASSGELNFMGWAGYPDLAAKVFPAFEKATGIKVNFNEQPDQDAMFAQAKLSLQTGAIDVAEPTVDRIGGWASNGLTQGWDVSKLNIDNYLPGLADGKMGEMATVGGKRMIVLSVWGTEAIVYSKADAPTEYGKASLGDLFDPKFVGKVCLRPHSALAAMGRYLESEGKLPKPWLDGYKDEATMKQLWDIALAEAIKTKSNVVQFWSGENEAQAAYRTNGAVIGLNWDSTGYNLRADGFGYIAPKEGAFAWNQGFALLSNAKNVEQAHEFAKWVATPEGSAGWAAAFSANPVAKGAIDLASAEVKAFYTSALPSDATQKLWWWPEQQAWFIKLRGEYADKYKAA; this is translated from the coding sequence TTGAACAGGTTCACGACATCAGTGAGCCGCCGCACCTTGTTGAAGGTGACGGCGGTAGGCGCAGGCGCTCTCGCGGCTCCCGCCTTCATCTCGCGTGCGGCACTCGCCTCGTCCGGCGAGTTGAATTTCATGGGCTGGGCGGGCTATCCCGACCTTGCCGCCAAGGTCTTCCCGGCCTTCGAAAAGGCGACCGGGATCAAGGTCAACTTCAACGAGCAGCCCGACCAGGATGCAATGTTTGCCCAGGCCAAGCTGTCGCTGCAGACCGGTGCCATCGATGTCGCCGAGCCGACTGTCGACCGCATCGGCGGCTGGGCTTCGAACGGGCTCACCCAGGGCTGGGATGTCAGCAAGCTGAATATCGACAACTATCTGCCCGGCCTGGCCGACGGCAAGATGGGTGAGATGGCGACGGTCGGCGGCAAGCGCATGATCGTGCTCAGCGTCTGGGGCACCGAGGCGATCGTCTATTCCAAGGCCGATGCGCCGACCGAATACGGCAAGGCGAGCCTCGGCGATCTGTTCGATCCGAAGTTCGTGGGCAAGGTCTGCTTGCGCCCGCATTCGGCGTTGGCCGCGATGGGCCGCTACCTCGAAAGCGAAGGCAAGCTGCCGAAGCCATGGCTCGACGGCTACAAGGACGAAGCGACCATGAAGCAGCTTTGGGACATTGCGCTCGCCGAGGCGATCAAGACCAAGTCGAACGTCGTCCAGTTCTGGTCGGGCGAAAACGAAGCCCAGGCAGCCTACCGCACAAACGGCGCGGTGATCGGCCTCAACTGGGATTCCACTGGCTACAATCTGCGCGCCGACGGTTTCGGCTACATCGCGCCGAAGGAAGGCGCGTTCGCCTGGAACCAGGGTTTTGCCCTGCTGTCCAACGCCAAGAATGTCGAGCAGGCGCATGAATTCGCCAAATGGGTCGCCACGCCCGAAGGGTCGGCAGGCTGGGCTGCCGCATTCTCGGCCAACCCGGTCGCCAAGGGTGCGATCGATTTGGCCAGCGCCGAGGTGAAGGCGTTCTACACCTCAGCGCTTCCGAGCGACGCGACGCAGAAGCTGTGGTGGTGGCCGGAACAGCAGGCCTGGTTCATCAAGCTGCGCGGCGAGTACGCCGACAAGTACAAGGCGGCTTAG
- a CDS encoding aldehyde dehydrogenase family protein has translation MDMLGATRSSGRLAGLPDSHFIDGGWAAAAAGAMMETCDPGSASPHARFAAGDAEDVARAVDSAARAFPVWSRALPRERGKVLSRAAELVRQDAERLAIAEVLDSGKTLAEARGDVAGAARTFDYYAGAADKNEGRSFPLGENYTSFSVNEPVGVSAHIIPWNYPLSPAARSIAPALAAGCTVVAKPAEQTPMTALILAELLHRAGLPAGACNVVTGTGAAVGAPLAADRRVRHITFTGSTATGIGVMAAAARNVASVTLELGGKSPNIVLADCDIGLAVENVAGAIFENAGQICSAGSRLVIERALHTEFIERLRKRVRALRLGHGLADGIDFGAISSAEHLKKIAGYVEGAKARGVEIVTGGNATVDPATGRGWFFEPTILDGMAWDDPVVQEEIFGPVLVVQPVDDVDEAIAAANCTDLALVAGVFTRDISKALRAAREVDAGQVYVNEYFAGGIETPFGGNRRSGIGREKGLIALASYSKTKSVTIRI, from the coding sequence ATGGATATGCTTGGCGCGACGCGATCTTCGGGTCGGCTCGCTGGCTTGCCCGACAGCCATTTCATCGATGGGGGCTGGGCGGCCGCCGCCGCTGGCGCCATGATGGAGACCTGCGATCCTGGCAGCGCCAGCCCGCACGCCCGGTTTGCCGCCGGCGATGCCGAGGATGTCGCGCGTGCCGTGGACAGCGCGGCCCGCGCCTTTCCGGTCTGGAGCCGTGCGCTGCCGAGGGAACGCGGCAAGGTCTTGTCGCGGGCGGCCGAGCTGGTCCGCCAGGACGCCGAGCGGCTGGCCATCGCCGAGGTTCTGGACAGCGGCAAGACGCTCGCCGAAGCGCGCGGCGATGTTGCCGGCGCCGCGCGAACCTTCGACTACTATGCCGGTGCCGCGGACAAGAACGAAGGGCGCAGCTTCCCGCTGGGGGAGAACTACACGTCCTTCTCGGTCAACGAACCGGTCGGCGTGAGCGCGCACATCATTCCCTGGAATTATCCGCTTTCGCCGGCGGCGCGCAGCATCGCGCCGGCGCTGGCGGCAGGATGCACGGTCGTGGCCAAGCCGGCGGAGCAGACTCCGATGACGGCGCTCATCCTGGCGGAGCTGTTGCATCGCGCCGGACTTCCAGCTGGTGCCTGCAATGTCGTAACGGGGACTGGCGCCGCCGTCGGCGCGCCGCTGGCAGCCGACAGACGCGTGCGCCACATCACCTTCACCGGCTCGACCGCGACGGGCATTGGCGTCATGGCGGCCGCGGCGCGCAACGTGGCATCCGTGACGCTGGAACTCGGCGGCAAGTCGCCGAACATCGTGCTTGCCGACTGCGACATCGGCCTTGCTGTCGAGAATGTGGCCGGAGCGATCTTCGAGAATGCCGGCCAGATCTGCTCGGCCGGCTCGCGCCTTGTGATCGAACGCGCGCTGCATACCGAATTCATCGAGCGGCTGCGCAAGCGGGTGAGGGCACTGCGCCTCGGTCACGGACTTGCGGACGGCATCGACTTCGGCGCCATCAGTTCCGCCGAGCACCTGAAGAAAATTGCCGGTTATGTCGAAGGCGCGAAGGCGCGGGGCGTCGAAATCGTGACCGGCGGCAACGCGACGGTCGATCCCGCTACCGGCCGCGGCTGGTTCTTCGAGCCGACGATTCTCGATGGCATGGCATGGGACGATCCGGTGGTGCAGGAAGAGATATTTGGACCGGTTCTCGTCGTGCAGCCCGTCGACGATGTCGACGAGGCGATCGCGGCGGCGAACTGCACGGACCTCGCGCTGGTCGCCGGCGTCTTCACCCGCGACATTTCAAAGGCGTTGCGCGCCGCGCGCGAAGTCGACGCGGGCCAGGTCTACGTCAACGAGTATTTTGCCGGCGGGATAGAAACGCCGTTCGGCGGCAATCGACGCTCCGGCATCGGCCGGGAGAAGGGGCTGATCGCCTTGGCCAGCTACTCCAAGACCAAATCGGTCACGATCCGCATATGA
- a CDS encoding mandelate racemase/muconate lactonizing enzyme family protein produces the protein MRIDCIETFTTRDIGFVRITTDDGGQGIGQLSTYNADISSAVLHRQVAPWVLGVEFDDVDALTDKVIEREHKFPGSYMKRALGGLDTAIWDCRGKQAGKPVVELLGGTPGKLRAYASSMKRDITPDAEAQRFKRLQGEFGFDAFKFRVAAEYGHDVDEWPGRTEEIVPTIRKALGSSVSLLVDANSGFSPARAIEVGAILADNGIEHFEEPCLYWELEQTKEVADALDVAVTGGEQDCEIATWRRMIEMRAVDIVQPDILYLGGMSRTMRVCRMAKAAGLPVTPHSANLGLVTLFTMHLLRAIDGAGKYLEFSIEGPDYYPWQEGLFVKSPYGVEDGQVVVSDEPGWGVEICPEWLARSAYQKSEMN, from the coding sequence ATGCGTATCGACTGCATCGAGACTTTCACGACCCGCGACATCGGTTTCGTTCGCATCACCACCGATGACGGCGGTCAAGGCATCGGCCAGCTATCGACCTACAACGCCGACATAAGCTCGGCGGTGCTGCACCGCCAGGTGGCGCCATGGGTGCTCGGCGTCGAGTTCGACGACGTCGATGCGCTCACCGACAAGGTGATCGAGCGCGAACACAAATTCCCCGGCTCGTACATGAAGCGCGCGCTGGGCGGGCTCGACACGGCGATCTGGGATTGCCGCGGCAAGCAGGCCGGCAAGCCGGTGGTCGAGCTTCTCGGCGGCACGCCGGGCAAGCTGCGTGCCTATGCCTCCTCGATGAAGCGCGATATCACGCCGGACGCCGAAGCCCAACGGTTCAAGCGACTGCAGGGCGAGTTCGGTTTCGACGCCTTCAAGTTTCGCGTCGCGGCCGAGTACGGCCACGATGTCGACGAATGGCCCGGCCGCACGGAGGAGATCGTGCCGACGATCCGCAAGGCGCTTGGCTCGTCGGTGTCGCTTCTGGTCGACGCCAACAGCGGCTTTTCGCCGGCGCGGGCGATCGAGGTCGGCGCCATCCTTGCCGACAACGGTATCGAGCATTTCGAGGAGCCGTGCCTCTACTGGGAGCTCGAGCAGACCAAAGAGGTGGCGGACGCATTGGACGTCGCCGTCACCGGCGGCGAGCAGGACTGCGAGATCGCTACCTGGCGGCGCATGATCGAGATGCGCGCCGTCGATATCGTCCAGCCGGATATCCTCTATCTGGGGGGGATGAGCCGTACCATGCGGGTGTGCAGGATGGCGAAGGCTGCCGGACTGCCGGTCACGCCGCACTCGGCCAATCTCGGGCTGGTCACATTGTTCACGATGCACTTGCTGCGCGCCATCGATGGCGCCGGCAAATATCTCGAATTCTCGATAGAGGGGCCGGATTACTATCCCTGGCAGGAAGGCCTGTTCGTGAAATCGCCCTACGGCGTCGAGGATGGGCAGGTCGTCGTCTCCGACGAACCCGGATGGGGCGTCGAGATCTGCCCGGAGTGGCTGGCCAGATCCGCCTATCAGAAGAGCGAAATGAACTGA
- a CDS encoding PLP-dependent aminotransferase family protein: protein MVKRSGGELLFAIAIDRGSTRSITAQVYSAVKQMIVSGDLAVGKRLPSSRTFARELDVSRTTAIAVFERLAAEGLIVSRTGSGSFVSDVAEAQRPRATVTVGNERAATTKLADLIAEASPRFFQRLSHPQKPRAFVTGMPALDAFPLSIWSRLSAKHWREPRDLIMGYSDPNGSPLLRQAIAEHLRASRGVVCEAEQIFIVNGAQQAFDLIGRVLLNRGDAVWFENPGAIGARNSLIACGATMVPVPVDAEGLCVDAGLSMAPEFRLAFVTPSHQHPLGVEMSLQRRAHLLRVVNDRDAWIIEDDYDGEFRYDGRPLPTLKSADHAERVIYVGTFSKSMFPSLRLGFYVAPQPLVAVFQRVSGAFLQGVPSSVQAVMAAFINEGHFSTHLRRMRDIYRERHEVFHDAADRLLGGLLDTARSHAGFHVVARFAQSGHQEDAVQAAAEAAGVFVSTIGRFCIDPVADRGLVLGVSAIDPRSIRKGVELLAGVLEQLSVRRGLQAPSRRPSPPP from the coding sequence ATGGTCAAACGGTCGGGGGGCGAATTGCTGTTTGCGATCGCCATCGATCGCGGCTCGACACGGTCAATCACCGCGCAGGTTTACAGCGCTGTGAAGCAGATGATCGTGTCGGGCGATCTGGCGGTCGGCAAGCGTCTGCCATCCAGCCGCACCTTTGCCAGGGAACTCGACGTGTCGCGCACGACGGCGATCGCCGTGTTCGAACGGCTGGCGGCGGAAGGCCTGATCGTGTCGCGCACCGGCTCGGGCTCGTTCGTGTCCGATGTCGCCGAGGCTCAGCGGCCCCGCGCCACGGTGACGGTGGGCAACGAACGCGCGGCCACGACAAAGCTGGCGGATCTTATCGCCGAAGCTTCGCCGCGCTTCTTCCAGCGGCTGTCGCACCCGCAGAAGCCACGCGCCTTCGTCACCGGAATGCCGGCGCTCGACGCGTTTCCGCTTTCCATCTGGTCGCGGCTGTCGGCCAAGCACTGGCGCGAGCCGCGCGACCTGATCATGGGCTATTCCGACCCGAATGGCTCGCCGCTGCTTCGGCAGGCGATCGCCGAGCATCTGCGCGCCAGCCGCGGCGTGGTCTGCGAGGCCGAGCAGATCTTCATCGTCAACGGCGCCCAGCAGGCATTCGACCTAATCGGCCGCGTGCTGCTCAACCGCGGTGATGCGGTGTGGTTCGAGAACCCCGGTGCGATCGGTGCGCGCAACTCGTTGATCGCCTGCGGCGCCACGATGGTCCCGGTTCCCGTCGATGCCGAAGGTCTGTGCGTGGACGCGGGACTGAGCATGGCGCCGGAATTCCGATTGGCGTTCGTGACCCCGTCGCACCAGCACCCTTTGGGCGTGGAGATGAGCCTGCAGCGCCGGGCGCACCTGTTGCGCGTCGTCAACGACCGCGATGCCTGGATCATCGAGGACGACTATGATGGCGAATTCCGTTACGATGGCCGGCCGTTGCCGACGCTGAAGAGCGCCGACCATGCCGAACGCGTGATCTATGTCGGCACATTCTCCAAGTCGATGTTCCCGTCGCTGCGGCTCGGCTTCTATGTCGCCCCGCAACCGCTGGTCGCGGTATTTCAGAGGGTTTCCGGCGCCTTCCTCCAGGGAGTCCCGTCAAGCGTCCAGGCGGTGATGGCGGCCTTCATCAACGAGGGCCATTTCTCGACTCATCTTCGCCGCATGCGCGATATCTATCGCGAAAGACATGAAGTTTTCCACGACGCGGCCGACCGGCTGCTCGGCGGCCTGCTCGACACGGCGCGGTCCCACGCCGGGTTTCACGTCGTTGCACGGTTTGCCCAGTCGGGGCACCAGGAAGATGCGGTGCAGGCGGCGGCGGAAGCCGCCGGCGTCTTCGTCTCCACGATCGGACGATTTTGCATCGACCCCGTCGCCGATCGGGGTCTCGTGCTCGGCGTCAGCGCCATCGACCCGCGCAGCATCCGCAAGGGGGTCGAGCTGCTGGCCGGCGTGCTGGAACAGTTATCGGTCAGGCGTGGTCTTCAAGCACCATCGCGGCGCCCTTCTCCGCCACCATGA
- a CDS encoding GMC family oxidoreductase N-terminal domain-containing protein: MAEFDFIIVGAGTAGCLLADRLTKSGKHRVLLVEAGGSDRRFMVRMPIGYGHSFYNPRVNWMFWSGAQEALAGRSIYFPRGKLLGGSSSINAMVFVRGQHRDFDDWRDAGNPGWGWEDVLPHFKSFERFHGKGGVERGTDGPLDVIDMAGGVHPMCNGFLTAAEQAGFAATPDYNGPRQEGIATYQVTTRNGMRASAATAFLHPALKRDNLRLVTGAVVTNLVFDGRKVVGVDYSAGATRHTATACREVILSAGAVGSPTLMQRSGLGAGEMLRRLGIPVVHDLPAVGEHLQDHLGVDYLFRSRKPTLNGQLRSWTGRLMLGLRYLAFRDGPLSLSVNQAGGFVRSDPARDYVDTQLYFSPVSYSKPTPGVRRLTLPDPFPGFFIGISHCRPRSRGSIRIASADPDAAPVIDPNYLSHPTDMAEMLAGVRLIRKIAAQPAMAELIEEELKPGVAVTTDEALSDDIRRRSGSIFHASCTCRMGPDPRSSVVDHRLKVHGLSGLRVIDASVFPQVTSGNTNAPTFMVAEKGAAMVLEDHA; this comes from the coding sequence TTGGCGGAATTCGACTTCATCATTGTTGGCGCCGGCACCGCCGGTTGCCTGCTCGCCGACCGTCTGACGAAATCCGGAAAGCATCGCGTGCTTTTGGTGGAGGCCGGCGGCAGCGACCGCCGTTTTATGGTCCGCATGCCGATCGGCTACGGCCACAGCTTCTACAACCCGCGCGTCAACTGGATGTTCTGGTCGGGCGCGCAGGAGGCACTGGCCGGCCGCAGCATCTACTTTCCGCGCGGCAAGCTGCTGGGCGGTTCGAGTTCGATCAACGCCATGGTTTTCGTGCGCGGACAGCATCGTGATTTCGATGACTGGCGCGATGCCGGGAACCCCGGTTGGGGATGGGAAGATGTTCTGCCCCACTTCAAATCGTTCGAAAGATTTCATGGCAAGGGGGGCGTCGAGCGCGGCACCGACGGGCCGCTTGACGTGATCGACATGGCCGGCGGCGTGCACCCCATGTGCAACGGCTTTCTTACTGCGGCCGAGCAGGCGGGCTTTGCAGCGACACCGGACTACAACGGGCCTCGGCAGGAAGGTATCGCCACCTACCAGGTCACGACGCGCAATGGCATGCGGGCGTCCGCGGCGACCGCATTCCTTCACCCGGCATTGAAGCGCGATAATCTCCGGCTCGTGACGGGTGCAGTCGTCACCAACCTTGTTTTCGACGGTCGCAAGGTCGTCGGCGTCGACTATTCCGCGGGCGCCACAAGACACACGGCCACGGCATGTCGCGAGGTGATCCTTTCGGCAGGGGCGGTCGGTTCGCCGACCCTGATGCAGCGCTCAGGGCTTGGCGCCGGCGAGATGCTTCGAAGGCTGGGCATCCCTGTCGTCCACGACCTGCCGGCGGTCGGCGAGCATCTGCAGGACCACCTCGGTGTCGACTATCTTTTTCGCTCGCGCAAACCGACATTGAACGGTCAATTGCGGTCGTGGACCGGTCGCCTGATGCTGGGCCTGCGTTATCTTGCGTTCCGCGACGGGCCGCTGTCGCTCAGCGTCAACCAGGCCGGCGGCTTCGTCCGCTCCGATCCCGCGCGCGACTATGTCGACACCCAGCTCTACTTCTCCCCGGTCAGCTACAGCAAACCGACACCGGGCGTCCGGCGCCTGACCCTGCCGGACCCGTTCCCGGGCTTTTTCATCGGCATCTCGCATTGCCGGCCAAGGAGCCGGGGCAGCATTCGCATCGCCTCGGCCGACCCGGACGCCGCCCCGGTCATCGACCCCAACTATCTGTCCCATCCAACGGATATGGCGGAAATGCTGGCGGGTGTGCGGCTGATACGCAAGATCGCGGCGCAGCCGGCGATGGCGGAGCTGATCGAGGAAGAGCTCAAGCCCGGCGTTGCGGTGACGACCGACGAGGCGCTGTCGGATGACATCCGCCGCCGGTCGGGCAGCATTTTCCACGCATCCTGCACCTGCCGCATGGGTCCGGATCCGCGGTCGTCGGTCGTCGACCATCGCCTCAAGGTCCACGGCCTGTCGGGACTGCGGGTGATCGACGCTTCGGTGTTCCCCCAGGTGACATCGGGCAACACCAACGCGCCGACGTTCATGGTGGCGGAGAAGGGCGCCGCGATGGTGCTTGAAGACCACGCCTGA
- a CDS encoding EAL domain-containing protein, producing MLSETDHSEDRVTRLERRLQRERRAREEAEWLLEAKSLELYNANNHLTVLANDLEMRVLDRTHELEASRQQAMFLAERDPLTTLANRFSFARDLDAAIRAAQLQGGSVQLLFVDLDRFKEINDNYGHAVGDAVLLGVADRLRAICKEQEVAGRLGGDEFGVICVTPVHSERAREMAAKVMEAMSKPIDCGRLQLIVSCSVGFASFPRNAADSPTLQRFADIALYRSKSAGRSTWTEFDETMAAELEHRQGLEAELRSAVAAREIEAWYQPIISTQSNRIIGVEALARWQHAQRGLILPGLFIPLAEESSLIVELGQAMIDRCCEEMYPLIREGCLDYVSINLSTRHLRSPSVVEQIAATLARHRFPPSALQLEITESLLLIDFEQAEERLSHFRALGIRIALDDFGAGYSSLSYIRRLPLDVIKIDRSFARDISSDRQAEAVVKAIVQLAQALDLDIIAEGIETESQALRLTSCGCFVQQGYLFGRPMPLSEITQYLEAGANPLQGYQSKPASQA from the coding sequence ATGCTCTCGGAAACGGATCATTCCGAGGACCGCGTTACGCGTCTCGAACGGCGTCTCCAACGCGAACGGCGAGCACGCGAAGAGGCCGAATGGCTGCTCGAGGCGAAATCGCTTGAGCTCTACAACGCCAACAACCACCTGACTGTGCTGGCCAACGATCTCGAAATGCGCGTCCTCGATCGCACGCACGAACTGGAGGCCTCGCGCCAGCAGGCCATGTTCCTCGCGGAGCGCGATCCTCTGACCACGCTCGCCAACCGGTTCAGTTTCGCTCGCGACCTGGACGCGGCTATCCGTGCGGCCCAGCTTCAGGGCGGGTCGGTACAACTTTTGTTTGTAGACCTCGATCGGTTCAAGGAGATCAACGACAATTACGGTCACGCCGTGGGAGACGCAGTGCTGCTGGGCGTTGCGGACCGGTTGCGGGCAATCTGCAAGGAACAGGAGGTGGCCGGCCGGCTGGGTGGCGATGAGTTCGGTGTCATCTGCGTGACGCCAGTTCATAGCGAACGTGCCCGCGAGATGGCCGCGAAGGTCATGGAGGCCATGAGCAAGCCTATCGATTGTGGCCGCCTGCAGTTGATCGTCAGTTGCTCGGTCGGTTTTGCAAGCTTCCCCCGCAATGCCGCGGATTCGCCAACGCTGCAGCGCTTCGCCGATATAGCTCTGTATCGTTCCAAGTCGGCGGGGCGCTCGACATGGACGGAATTCGACGAAACGATGGCGGCCGAGCTCGAGCACCGCCAAGGCCTGGAGGCAGAACTGCGCAGCGCCGTGGCGGCGCGAGAGATCGAGGCCTGGTATCAGCCGATCATCTCCACCCAGAGCAACAGGATCATCGGGGTGGAGGCGCTTGCACGATGGCAGCATGCCCAGCGCGGGCTCATTCTTCCCGGGCTGTTCATCCCGCTGGCCGAGGAAAGTTCGTTGATCGTCGAACTCGGTCAGGCGATGATCGACCGCTGCTGCGAGGAGATGTATCCGCTCATCCGTGAAGGGTGTCTCGACTATGTGTCGATCAATCTATCGACACGCCACTTGCGTTCCCCCTCGGTGGTTGAGCAGATCGCCGCGACGTTGGCTCGTCATCGCTTTCCGCCCTCGGCGCTTCAGCTTGAAATCACGGAAAGCCTGCTGCTCATTGATTTCGAGCAGGCCGAGGAGCGGCTTTCACACTTTCGTGCGCTCGGCATCCGAATTGCCCTCGACGATTTCGGAGCGGGCTATTCAAGCCTTTCATACATCAGGCGATTGCCATTGGACGTCATCAAGATCGATCGCTCCTTTGCCAGGGACATCAGTTCCGACAGGCAGGCCGAAGCCGTCGTCAAAGCGATCGTTCAACTTGCACAGGCCCTGGACCTGGATATCATCGCAGAAGGCATTGAAACCGAAAGCCAGGCGCTCAGGTTGACCAGCTGCGGGTGTTTCGTCCAGCAGGGATACTTGTTTGGCAGGCCGATGCCCTTGAGTGAAATCACGCAATATCTTGAGGCTGGTGCGAATCCGTTGCAGGGCTACCAAAGCAAGCCCGCCTCCCAGGCGTGA
- a CDS encoding heme NO-binding domain-containing protein, whose amino-acid sequence MKGMVFTELLGFVEQTYGADAVDDLIEASDLPSGGAYTAVGTYDHKEMQSLVTTLAAQSHTPANELLGLFGQHLIGRFKSLFSDFFMTAATLFDFLESIDTHIHVEVRKLYPDAELPEFRAERVGQQAMNLDYRSSRPFEALASGLILGAAHIYGETVRVERSSHEIGGEKFVRFSIRKTGALA is encoded by the coding sequence ATGAAGGGTATGGTGTTCACCGAGCTGCTGGGCTTCGTGGAACAGACCTATGGAGCGGATGCGGTAGATGACCTCATCGAGGCTTCCGATCTGCCGAGCGGCGGCGCCTACACCGCCGTGGGTACTTATGACCACAAGGAGATGCAATCTCTCGTCACCACATTGGCCGCGCAAAGCCACACGCCGGCAAACGAGTTGCTGGGTTTATTCGGCCAGCATTTGATCGGGCGCTTCAAGTCTTTGTTCTCCGACTTCTTCATGACGGCAGCCACCCTCTTTGATTTCCTCGAAAGCATCGACACGCACATCCATGTGGAGGTGCGTAAGCTCTACCCAGATGCCGAGCTGCCCGAATTTCGGGCCGAGCGCGTCGGTCAGCAGGCAATGAACCTTGACTATCGCAGCAGCCGCCCCTTCGAGGCGCTTGCCTCAGGCCTCATTCTTGGAGCGGCTCATATCTACGGTGAGACTGTGCGGGTAGAGCGAAGCTCCCATGAAATCGGTGGCGAGAAATTCGTTCGTTTTTCGATCCGGAAGACCGGTGCGTTAGCTTAA
- a CDS encoding DUF6544 family protein, whose product MACASQQADLRDPLCGRDSGHAREVEPCVNIEEGRMMAEDDLLIRKRLPAAVFDMALRLGANPEMSRTTVKLMQTGRMKQRLGATSWISFSATQTVSTSACAFDWRARFGPFGMISVRDALKGGQGRLDVMALGIVPLARAEHSSALMRGELMRYLAELAWAPDAILFNTALRWRDDGPDRLAVSAGVGETAAEVTLSLDSDGRIAGAFAPDRPRSATAPILPTPWRGRFSDYRHHGNMWLPFAGEVAWEIDGKETVYWQGRIERWDASSDGA is encoded by the coding sequence ATGGCTTGCGCGTCACAACAAGCTGATCTTCGGGATCCTCTATGTGGCCGGGATAGCGGCCACGCTCGCGAGGTGGAGCCATGCGTCAACATAGAGGAAGGCCGCATGATGGCTGAGGATGATCTTCTGATCAGGAAGCGGTTGCCGGCCGCTGTCTTTGACATGGCCTTGCGGCTCGGCGCCAATCCCGAGATGAGCCGAACGACGGTCAAGCTCATGCAAACCGGACGGATGAAACAGCGGCTTGGCGCTACGTCCTGGATATCATTTTCCGCAACACAAACAGTCTCCACGTCCGCATGTGCCTTCGACTGGCGGGCACGGTTTGGTCCCTTCGGTATGATCTCGGTGCGCGATGCGTTGAAGGGCGGCCAGGGGCGGTTGGATGTCATGGCGCTCGGCATCGTTCCGCTGGCCCGGGCCGAGCACTCGTCGGCGCTGATGCGCGGCGAGCTGATGCGATACCTTGCAGAACTTGCCTGGGCGCCCGACGCTATTCTCTTCAATACCGCCCTGCGCTGGCGTGACGACGGGCCCGACAGGCTGGCCGTGAGCGCCGGCGTGGGAGAGACAGCGGCCGAAGTCACGCTCAGCCTCGACAGTGACGGGAGGATTGCCGGTGCCTTTGCGCCCGATAGGCCGCGTTCGGCCACGGCACCAATCCTGCCAACTCCATGGCGCGGCCGTTTCTCCGACTATCGTCATCACGGCAATATGTGGCTTCCGTTTGCCGGAGAGGTCGCCTGGGAAATCGACGGGAAGGAAACCGTCTATTGGCAAGGTCGGATAGAACGTTGGGACGCGTCCAGCGATGGTGCCTGA